A window of Methanocellales archaeon genomic DNA:
CCACTTCCTGAGCGACAAACCTGACCAACTTTTGTCTGTTGGCAGGAGTGTCCTCCATATAATCCTGCATGTAAACTTCATAGCCGTATCCTTTTATTCTTGAACGAAGAGCAGGATGCATACCCTCTACCGCATCTAGGTTACCCGCAAGCACCATGACAAAATCACAGGGTACTGGATCGGTCTTCACCATCGCTCCTGAGCTTCGCTCAGACTGGCCTGTAATGGGATACTCGCCTTCCTGCAAAGCAGTGAGCAGGCTCTGTTGAGATTCTATGTGTAGGGTGTTAATCTCGTCTATGAAAAGAACGCCTTTATGCGCCTTGTGAATGGCACCCACCTCAACCCTATCATGCGACGGAGTCTCCAGCCCCCCGCTCTGGAAAGGATCATGTCGTACATCTCCCAAGAGTGCGCCGGCATGCGCACCGGTGGCGTCAACATATGGGGCGGTATCCTTCCCTTCATTGGATACCAACAACTTGGGGATGTCCCTCTCTTCTCTGGGCGTAATATATCTGAGCGCGATGAAAAGAAGGAGGGCGGCTATGATACCCATCAACCACTGTCCTTGCATGAAGGCGAAAATCAAGATGGTCATGACGAGCATCATATATAATAGATTCCTCGTCTGGGCTTTCTTCTGGGCTTCCATCTTATGAGACTGTACTATCTGCCTTCCTTTCCCGGCCGGAACTGCCCTCACCTTTGGATTGTTAGTGTCCTCTGGATTGTTATATGCCAGGATATCCTGCAGCTCCTCCTTGGGTAGAAGTTCGGCCATACCCTTCGCTAGCATCGATTTGCCCGTTCCGGGAGTGCCGATCAGCATTACATGTCTTCTCTGCTTAGCCGCCTTCTTGATTACTTCGACAGCTCTCTCTTGACCGATCACCTGATCGATTAGGAGTTCTGGCACTTGTATATCCTTAGTAGCCTCAAACTCTAGTCCACCAAAAATATCGTTTTCATCGCCCATATTACCCTATAAAATGGCATTCATAACCTATAAATCTATCACATCTTCAAGGGCTAGCGTCAGCACATCAACGATCGCCGACATGGGGGGCGCATAGCAAGTTTCAGCCATCAGCATTTGCTGGGCAGTCATGCCGCTTTTGATCACAAGGGATAACGCATCTATCCTCTCCTTTGCCCCTTCTTCTGAGATGATCTGTGCGCCGATCAACCTTTTTTCAAAAAATAAAAGCTTTATATTTATTTTCTTTGCATCTGGATAATAGCTTGACCTTGTCAGTCCATTTGCCCTCCCCTCGACAGGGATAAGTTCCGCATTCTTTGCTGCATTGGATGTCACTCCTGCGGATCCGACCTGAAGATCGCCTACCAGGCAGATAGTTGGATGGATAACTGGACCAAACTCCCTACTTCCACCGCAGACGTTCTCTGCCACAACTTTGGCTTGCATCACCGCAGAACTTCCCCGTGGACTAAGGCATGGACGATTGGTTATGTAATTCATAACCTCAACACAATCACCGGCAGCATATACGTTCTCTGCCACCCTCATAGTTGAGTCGACCTTAATTCCACCTGTTTCGCCAACCCCTATGCCTGCCGGTCTTGAAAGACTAGTGTTTGGCCTAGTTCCTGTACACAGTATCACCAAATCGGCTGTAACTACCTCTTTCCCAATGGTTACGAATTCTACGTTATCAGAGCCATTGATCGAGCCCAATGAAAAACCGGTCATCACTTTTACACCCAAGCTCTCCAAATGGTTCTGTACAATGGAGGCCATATCTGGATCCAGCATGCAAGGAAGCACATAGGGGGCCTTCTCTACCACGGTTGTATCGATCCCAACTTTGATCAATGCGGTGGCAATCTCAAGACCGATGTGACCAGCCCCAACTATTACGGCCTTTTTTGCGTTATTCATGCCCTCCTTAACTTTTTGGCCGTCATCAAGACATCTGAGAATGTAAACGCCCTTTTTATCGGTTCCGGGAATTTGTGGAATTAAAGGAAGAGAGCCAGTTGCTATTACCAGTTTATCATAATAGGATTGCTTTCCATTTGCAATGATCGATTTGGAGGACAAGTCAATTGCGGTAACCTCCGTATTGGTTTGAATGTCAATGCACTGGTCTTTATAATACTGATCATCGTGCATTATCAACTCTTCAAAGGACGAAACCTTGCCAGAAAGAACGAAAGGTATGCCGCAGGGCGAATATGCTGTATATTTGTCCTTGGTAAAAATGGTGATGTCCATGTCCGGAGCTTTTTTCCTGACATGTGAGGCTACGGAGGTCCCAGCAATCCCACCACCAATGACTATGAGCTTTCCTGGCATGATGTCACCATACCCTATCAATTGCAATATTTATTTATAAATAAGACTGCTGATGAAATCTTTTTAATAAGATAAGGTAAAACAATTACCTCATGATGAAGATTATTGGCGGACCTGCATCTCAATTACTAGCAGCTAGGGTTGCATCTGAGTTGGGCTGTGAGCTTGCTCTGGCAGAATATAAGCGATTTCCTGATGGTGAATCATACGTACGCGTGTTGGATGAAATTGAGGATGTGATCATCATCCAAAGTATGGTTTCCGATGAAGACCTGATCTACTTATTGCAATTGATCGATGCATGCAGTGAGGCAGACGTTAGGGTGGTCATTCCTTATTTTGGATATGCTCGCCAAGGTAGACGATTCCAACCCGGTGAGGCTATCAGTGCGAAGGTCATGGCAAAAACGATTGAGGCAGATGAAATTTTAACGGTAAACATTCATGACCCCCCTGTCTTAGATTACTTCAGCGTAAAGGCACGGGATTTAGATGCAGCGCCGTTGATCGGAGAGCATATGCAATCGCTGGATCTCCAAAAACCGATCTTCATAGCACCAGATGAATTTGCGGGATCATTGGCAAGATCGGTTGCATCCAAGCTAGGTGCGGATTATGATGTGCTGGAGAAAAAAAGGCTGAGCGGAGATCAAGTGGAGATAAAGGCGAAACATCTGGATGTAGCGAACAGAGACGTAATAATTATCGACGACATGATCTCCACTGGAGGTACCATGTCTGAGGCAATAGAACTACTCCGAAGGCAAAAGTCCAAGGATGTTTATGTCGCCTGCGTACATCCCGTCTTGGCTACGAATGCCGTTTGTAGGTTGTTCAAAGCGGGCGTAAAGGAACTCATTGCGACGGATACCATTGAGAGAGGGGTCAGCATCATCAGCGTTGCACCTCTGATAGCCGGAGCTTTGGAGTGATGCGCATCAGATCGATGAAGGCTAGCGAAGGTCTGGCTGAAATTCGTAAAAAGTTTCAGCGCGTTTCATCTGCTAAAAACCTCTTTATTATATAGAGCGAAAACGATCATAAGCATTTGCCGAAAATGGCGAAGATTTTTGAGCACCATCAGGATGA
This region includes:
- a CDS encoding ribose-phosphate diphosphokinase, which translates into the protein MMKIIGGPASQLLAARVASELGCELALAEYKRFPDGESYVRVLDEIEDVIIIQSMVSDEDLIYLLQLIDACSEADVRVVIPYFGYARQGRRFQPGEAISAKVMAKTIEADEILTVNIHDPPVLDYFSVKARDLDAAPLIGEHMQSLDLQKPIFIAPDEFAGSLARSVASKLGADYDVLEKKRLSGDQVEIKAKHLDVANRDVIIIDDMISTGGTMSEAIELLRRQKSKDVYVACVHPVLATNAVCRLFKAGVKELIATDTIERGVSIISVAPLIAGALE
- the lonB gene encoding ATP-dependent protease LonB, with the protein product MGDENDIFGGLEFEATKDIQVPELLIDQVIGQERAVEVIKKAAKQRRHVMLIGTPGTGKSMLAKGMAELLPKEELQDILAYNNPEDTNNPKVRAVPAGKGRQIVQSHKMEAQKKAQTRNLLYMMLVMTILIFAFMQGQWLMGIIAALLLFIALRYITPREERDIPKLLVSNEGKDTAPYVDATGAHAGALLGDVRHDPFQSGGLETPSHDRVEVGAIHKAHKGVLFIDEINTLHIESQQSLLTALQEGEYPITGQSERSSGAMVKTDPVPCDFVMVLAGNLDAVEGMHPALRSRIKGYGYEVYMQDYMEDTPANRQKLVRFVAQEVEKDKKIPHFTRDAVKEIIREAQRRAGRRGQLTLKLRDLGGLIRASGDMAISGDAEFTTAEHVFGAKKIARSVEQQVADQYLEHRKDYDMFRSKGAEIGRVNGLAIMGEPGVVLPIVAEITPAQSKEEGRVIATGLLQEIAQEAVQNVSAFIKKFSGHDISSKDIHIQFIGTYEGVEGDSASISVATAIISALEGIPIDQSVAMTGSLSVRGEVLPVGGVTYKIEAAAKAGIKTVLIPKSNEKDVLIEEKYAKDIKIIPVSTIEEVLEHSLIGKRRAGLLKRLKKIASETKVGIPLDKAVLQ
- a CDS encoding FAD-dependent oxidoreductase, which translates into the protein MPGKLIVIGGGIAGTSVASHVRKKAPDMDITIFTKDKYTAYSPCGIPFVLSGKVSSFEELIMHDDQYYKDQCIDIQTNTEVTAIDLSSKSIIANGKQSYYDKLVIATGSLPLIPQIPGTDKKGVYILRCLDDGQKVKEGMNNAKKAVIVGAGHIGLEIATALIKVGIDTTVVEKAPYVLPCMLDPDMASIVQNHLESLGVKVMTGFSLGSINGSDNVEFVTIGKEVVTADLVILCTGTRPNTSLSRPAGIGVGETGGIKVDSTMRVAENVYAAGDCVEVMNYITNRPCLSPRGSSAVMQAKVVAENVCGGSREFGPVIHPTICLVGDLQVGSAGVTSNAAKNAELIPVEGRANGLTRSSYYPDAKKINIKLLFFEKRLIGAQIISEEGAKERIDALSLVIKSGMTAQQMLMAETCYAPPMSAIVDVLTLALEDVIDL